The Thunnus thynnus chromosome 1, fThuThy2.1, whole genome shotgun sequence nucleotide sequence taaagtccattctcagtgtatgtgcactggaggcttcaagtttccacatcacactttgtGTAAGTTGCAAACTGGACCACGATTagctccaaactatttgtgatgtcacaaatcatgcttataAGTATAAACCttgaactcagatttaaggtgagcacagagaaattaatgtgaaaacagcgtTCTAGTGTCAAGCAGTGGAGCTCAAATATCCAACTCAGGGAACAGtaagcacaaaataaaaacacatttcaagagTAGGGGGGCTTTAACAAGACATGTCATATTTCTTTAGTCTGaaaattatgtttacattcaaataaaaacaactgtatGAAACGAGGTAATGCATCATGTGTCAAGTTTATTCAGAGCACCtcaacattatatatatattttaatgtttgaattTTAATTATTGTTGCAATCTAAAATAAAATGGCCATTATGAAATAATGCTGATGAACAGTAACTAATTCTCATCAAAACTGAGTTTGCAGTGATTACTTTTGACTAACTTTTAAAGTATTCTAATTGCAGTAGATGCAAAATTCAAACGAAATCACATATATTGTAAAACATATCAGTTGACAGGATTGTTTTCCCATCAGCTGAATCATTCAGACTCAGTTACCTTAAATGTTTTCCTGCCCAGGTTTAGTAAAGTCATCTATCTGGAGTCCAGCTTGTTGAGCAAGACCCAACCAAGCTCACTGCCTTAGCTCACTACATGAGCTACCTCTCTGAAAAGGAGTTTGACTTTCACCTTTGCATATTGCAATTCATCAGCacaaaatatgcttatttgaaATGTGAATTTCTAACATAATACAGCCGCTCAGGTCAAAGTCGTGCTGCTGTCCTTTTTTGATATTTGCAGACAACACCCTCAGAGATGCAAAATATGTACTATTAAATTCTACATTATCAAAAAAGCATGGGTGATTGCAGTGGAATTTactgcacacattcatgtttccaagaggatgaatcctttCCATTTTGGGCAGTTTATGAATAATGCtcatcattttcagtttttacccATTGATACTGTAGAGTATGAAGCCCCTGAAAGGTCATGGGAATTATTTTCTGAACTACTTTTGTGTTACCTCACAATAGGTTTTGCATTCCCTCTGTTGTGAAGTTTGCATACGACACCACCATCATCAGCCAGATTTCAAACAATAATGAGAGTTCATATCGGGAGGAAATCAACAATCTTGCAGAATGGTGGACAGAGAACAACCTACTgctcaatgtcaacaaaaccaaggagctgattgttgattttagaaaaaaggaGGCAAAGACACACAGCCCTGTCTACATCAGGGGAGCTGAGGTGGAGCAGATGAACAGTTTTAAGTTCCTGTGTATCAGCATCACAGAGAACCTGTCATGGACATCACACATCTCaactagtaaaaaaaaaaaaaaaagaattctcAGAAACAACTGTATTTCTTAAAGAAACTTAAGAGGGCAAAATTCCCATCTCAAGTATCCTGACtagaaacatcacaaattggcATGGGATGTGCACCAAGACAGGAAGGCTCTGCGGCAGGTGATTAAAACTGCCCAGAACATTATTGGTACCCATCTACCGAGCATCAGTGATATTGGTGAGGTGAGGCGacggtcaaatccaagatggcgataaTCAAATCACTCaatttgaggcttcaaaacTGCAGtccagaaaccaatgggtggtgttttggtatttttttttacagtaaaagcagAAGATGGATTTAAACAATTCACCCACCCCATACCCCATATGATATGCCCTGGCATTAaaaagtgtttctgttcagCAAAGTTGAAACCCATCAGCATCCTCTGGTGGGGAGGACAGATCAAACTATAATTTCACtaaaagtgaagagaaaatgCAAAGGAGCTGCTGATCAGACAGAATCCCTCCAagtcatcaaaaacaaaaaaattgtatCTTGACCTCTTTGACCCATTGTTATTTAAAGGAGACATTACatgctttttgtaattttctgtgaTTTATATACTattaatgttggatgtctatgttagacatgtaaaagttccaaaacttgaagtgaacatatgtagaaattactctttcaagtcaaaagccaacCTGCTCTGAGCACTTTGTTAGCAGAGTTACCTCAAACTGATGTGAGATCattcgcacatgcccacaaatggctgtCCCTTCTGTAGcattggttgctaaggttggtGCTAAGCTTTTTCCATATcattcactctcatattttggatcaggtTCCAGCCCAAACATATATAGATGTatctgagaagttgacattttgaatagagaatgagaaaaaagtgaaatcctgctactattgTTGGCACAAGGATTATCTGTGGAAAttggtgtttcagtgactgCTCAGACAATGTGAAGGACATTGCATGAAGTCAACCTCTATGGGCGAGgtccaaaaagaaaacagttgcTCATAAAATAGCACAAAACTGCAAGATTAAACTTTGCCaaagaacatgaaaataaacctGATGAATATTGGCAGCACATTCTTTGGTTGGATGAAACCAAAATGAATAAGTTTGGATCAGATAAGGTCCAGCATGTTTGGTGTGGACCTTGCCAGGACTGCCACAGTGACTGCATAGTGCTGACTGTGAAACATGCAGGTGGGAGTGTGCTGATCTGGGGCTGCATGAGTGCAAAAGGTGTAGGGGAGATGACATTTATATATGGCACTATGAATGCAAGTTTGTATACCTAAATACATAATGAAAAGATGACTCCCATTCTGAAGAAGGTTGGCAGGAGATGAATTTTCCAACATGGCATTGatcccaaacacactgcaaaaaatcacacaagaatttataaagaataaaaaagtgaaaacaaagacCTGGCCAAGTATGATCCCTGACCTGAATTCAAAAGAACACCTTTTGGAAGGTGGAAGGAAAACTCCTCAGGCAAAGATCAGCTGAAAAGAATCATCTATGAAGAATGACAGAACATCTCTGCACAGATTTGTGGAAGACTGGTATCATCCGTGCCCAGGAGGATCCAATCTGTCATCAAAAGGCGGgcatacaaaatattaaaaaatgaaagaatggaGTCTCACTAATGAAGGCTGTGCTGAattttgttgcagtttgttcttAAATATGCACCTTTCCTTTTGACCTTACAATAAAACAGTGTATATACTTTGGCCAGTGATCAATTGgtgtatttacaattttaaaCAATTATTTGGCTGAGAACATTGTCATGCCTGCTTTCAAGCATTATATCTGGTCTCCAAATCATCACAGAGGCAGCTACTGTCGGCGAGTTACACcagcttttcctttaaaatgcaCTACAGgcaaaacacttaaaacacttAAGAAAGGCTGCGCACTCACATGAATATGCAGACATATAGCATATAGCTTGAGAGCTATATTGACATGTGcagaaaacatactgtaacaaGCACCTTTGGCTGGAACTTTGAAGAAACACAGTGTTTCAGTCTGTCAAATAGATTGTAACACTGTTTAAACCTGGGGTGAGGCTAAGCATGAAAACTAACCTGACCAGGATCAGGTTAGTCTGGAGGGATTTTTATGATCACTTAACTCCGAATTGAAtttaccaaaacaataagccTGATTTACTGAAATAAGCCTGGTTTAACTGGTAAATGAAACACCCGTATGGTAGAATTCCATGGAGACATACAGCGCTCTGTTGATGGTTAtgtgaccactagatggcagcattACATAACTAATGAAGCTCTGATGAGGATGACACCCTGACATTAAAGGCCAATTCACTAAAAccttctctttatacatccatgactaAAACACTGCCCTACAAAGTAACCTACAGATGGAGATCAGACAGAGGAACCACTGATGGTGGACAATGGGCAGGAAAAGATAGAATTTTGGggttttaaaaactgtttaatgtgcatttcttctgaaaaataaactatcttttttattttgaaatatctTGAGTTTCTTTATGGAGAGACTAACTTGATGTAAGTATATTTCAAATAAACCAACATACTTTCAGTCACAATACTAAATACCTGGATTTCAACCCGTGACCACCTGAACCATTTCTCAGTGGCATTAATAGACTACAGTGAGCTTTAAAATGAGAGGGACAGCAAAACAGATAGAACACATCCACCCTTTAACACTCAGTAAGGGCACATCGAATCAAACAGTGATAGGAATCAATTCAGCACATACTTTACTTAAAGGGTGACTTCGACTTGACAAGTGAATTTTGACAcctgaaaattattttttccacattttggaATACCATTTTAGTATAACTTTATTGATGTGTCTATAAACATAGCATTTTCAAAAAATTCATGCTGGTGGTGTGAAtatattttggtgttttaattttattaatgatttttaatacatttgcaaaaatgtcggaaaaacatgtttttactttgtcaTAATGGGTTTTTGAGTGTAGATTGATGGGTATAAATAGCAATTTTATCCATTTAGAATTAAATCTACAACacaataaagtgaaaaaaaaaagtctggatATTTTTTGAATGCACTGTAGGTGGTCTACCCCCAACTTCACATGGGTCCTTAGACTCCTGGAGCCCACCATGGCACACTAGACATGGTTATGGCACATACAAGTAATATTGCATGAAGCAGTCTCTTTAACACCTTTGTATGGCTACCATAGCAGTTAACTTCAAAGAAGGTAACTCATGTCATGGTTGCTATTACATTTCCAAGAAAGTGTAACTATAAAACTGCTATCACGTATTCTGATGTCTGTATATTAgcattatatgtatatttaacTACATAGTGTATTATGAAGAAATGAATTGTGTAAGTCATCTTGTggatattgtttttgttcaccATATGCAGTGGTTGCTGGTAAATGCTGTTGTCTAATTCTAGTGTCCATTTCATCATGTGACATTCATGTTTtccaaaaatgcattttagaCACAAATGCAGATTTCAGTAGAGAAATGAGATTAAGGTTAAGGTTGCCAAGCTAACAAAACGGtgagactttttaaaaactagTTGACTCCTGTTATACCTGGACCCTAGTAACGATACAGACGAAGTGTTCACCAGCAACAGGTCATCACCATCAGAGCAAAGATGTTTATTGTGGATCACCATGCAGTCATATCTACATTCAGCAACGTTCGCTCTGCCCTGTTGTTCTAGACGTTAACTGTCACTGTCACAACAGCAGAGATTCTTTTCACAGTTAGAACCAATTACTTGCACTATGACAGAATGGACAGACTATCCAGTGAGATTGATTTTATGAACATTAAGGATTTTGCCATTTGAATAACATTAACTTCACCTCAAGAAAGATGCAAGATTAATCAAGGAAGTCTTGAAAACCCCAGACTGATCCTATCAGGGAAACACTACTTCTGCCAAGTCTAAAAGTTCATAAACTGTAGACTTTATATAGCTTATCATCTTTGATGAACCTGACAGTGAAGGTTATATTGTTTCTGAGCAGTACTTGCCTTAGAAATCATTACAATTCAGCAACCCAGTTTCAGTCAGCTTTCTCCAGGAAGCTGATTTTTCAGCTGTCaaatgagaaacctggttactGTAATCGGGCTGGGGGGTTAGAGAAACCTGCTTTCCACAAGTAGGCTTCTCCTGGAGAACACTGCTGTCTGTGTATGACAgcagactgcagacagaaagTACAACTGAacagctggatgaaaggagagatcattacacAGAGCCGTGCATCCTCATATCTAAAATAGTTCCATCTAACatctaaaactgaaactaagacGAAGTAGGCTgtagaagtctaaataagtttTCTCCTGCTGAACATTTTTATGTGAGGAAGAGCTccattctgtctgtctgtctgtctctctctctctcactgtacTGTCAGGCTGCTCAGAAACAGATATACAcaccaaaaaataaattaaaatacataaaatacataaccCAGTTGCTCTGAGTAACCTGGTATAGTCTTTACATGCTATACCATTGACCACTGGAAAACACTAGGCCTACAAATTAGGAAAATCGTATTAAAAGTAATATTTAACCCCTGTCAAGGCAAAAATGTTGacaatttttcagttttaattggAATCTGGATGGAATTATTTTGAATAGGAGGATGCATcgctgctctgctgtgttgttccCTGTCTGCAGTGTGTTGTTATATGTATATGTGGCAGAGACATCAGCATGTTACCTGGGGAAACCAAGTTTCCTGATCTACTAGCCCCATTACAGTAACCAAGTTTCTTGTTTGTATGACAGTTAAGTAATCAGCTTTCTGGAGAAAGCTGACTGTAAGTTAGTTACTTATGTGCATGTAAAACCACTACATGTCTGCTCAATGGGAAATAAACTTTGTGTATATCctctcagtgatgtgtttttaaaagctcCTAGGCTGATGGAATGGCAACACTAGAATGTGCATTTCCTGAAGAGAATACATGTGAGAGCTggaagctgttagctgctgctgctcccagCTGCCGTTGGGGTCTGTAGGATAAGTGATGTCCAAGAAGTTAAGTCTCAAAGTGACaaaggttccaactcagttccacaattcctcccatagactgccattataaattttaatacttaaaaaaaattatataaaatcactgacacgttacaataaagaaaaatacagacatcTGCTGAAATAGCtgcacagtttgacatttgaatggtttttatagcacaaagtatgcagcagttaaaaaaggccaaaaaatgtacagaatgtggaataagaataaagagtgagaagaacaatgtGATTGCTTAAAGCAATCGCACAATAAACAACGACCATAGTGTGAGAGCTGTGTTCTAGCTCTCACACTAATTATCATTCTAAATAAAGTAGGCTAGGCTAACAGGTCAACTAGGCCTACTCTTCTCACAACAGGCACTTGTTTACTGAGATGCTCAGACATGGCATGGCATGGCATGGCATGCTCAGGGCTCTATGCCAATCAGGCCTTGACCTTGGCCTTGAGATCTTTGTTGTTGCtcttaaatatatgtaaatataaatttaaatttataatttaaaaatgtagtgGGGTATAATTATGATCTTGTATGAATGTTTTGTAAAGTAGCCAATTTAATTACGTAAAGACATAAGCTTGGTCAACCAAGATATAAACATGGAGAATGTGCCTACAGTAGCATAGCCtcacaaataaaaagaagagaTTCATCTGTGGTTCAGCAAATACTCCctgaatcaatatttttcacaggTGGAAGGTGACTGTAGTGTAGAGGTGCTAGAAGTTGCCTCCTGCAGATGACATGATGCATGCTTGCACTGGGACTACTAGCTTATGGGTTCAGATAGATGTTGGCTGCGCCCTCTCACATCGCTACCACAACACCAGGGGCCAAGAATGTTGAGGACTGTCATAGTGCAGTGCATCTAGTGTGAGATTGTACCGTGTGTACAGAAACAATAAGATGAAGAGAGAAGCAAATTTCAGATTTAATGTGGTTACTGATCGTTAAGTCAGCTGTCTCAGCCACAGAGTTAACGCATAAGCAACTCTACAATCTGTTTGGAGTTCTGCTCGTGCCAGAGACCACACCGGGTGGTGATGGACACAACTGGTGTTGAACTGATACATTTCATAGTCTGTGCTACATCTGATTTTGTTTCTTGAACAGTTACTTAgaaattatttgcattattcatgtgtgtattttgaGTCTTAAAGATGAATATGCTGTGCTGTACAAGATGTGTGTACAGCAAAACAGGCCTAAAATGTCGCTACATGTAATATCAAAATAACATCATTTCAAAGAGACACATGCGGTGTGACTGGGCTGCCCTGTGCTACTGTGCACAGGGGGTTCACACGCTGGTCGAGTGTAGTTAGGGGCTCATGGCGAGTTTGTGTCCAGGGCCCGTGGTCCTTATAATCCATCCAAGCAGACGCTCCAGCTGCAATGGCACTACATTCCAGATAACTGGTGAATCAAATCTTTCGAGTCATGGAAACAAAAGTCATTTTAggttaatatttatataaatacattttcatgactGTTCTTGGTATCTGTCAGTCAGCAGCATATTCATTTATTGCAAgtattaaatacaataatatcGTACTTTACATGCAGACAAGAGTGATAAATGAACTATCTTGAGTTCTCTCTCATCTGATCAGCTTCCGTTACTCCTTTTCTACTGACAAACAGGCATTCAGTTGTCTGATGGGGCGTCACCTTCTTCAGTGTCTGGTGCAAGTAGCCATTATAGAAGTCAGCTGCTGTCAGCCTTTTTTTCAGAAGCACTGTCTTGAAGCCCACCCAGCCGTCCTGGAACAGGGAACCCAGATCAACACAATGAGCCACAAATAAATATCAGAATGACATAAATCTGAAGGAAAGGGTGAAAGGGAATGCAGTGCTATTGTCACTTCattcaaaacattacaaaaaccAGACCTCTATTTGAAGCAGGCCTTCATTCTTAATTTTAACTGttcatttgatctttttttttttgtcaaattcacaATTTTCTTATCTGCTCCTATTTTAATTTGCTGGTGATGAGTTTCATGGGATGTAGCTTAACAGCAGTTTAAATACCAGCAAAGTAGAAGTGATTTGGAACTGGTTAGGGAATGGAGATGCTATTTGATGCTAGAATCTGACATGAATTTGTCGTACTGATAGAATTAACgctgtggaaatgtacattaCAACATGTCACATTATTTTACAAAGCTGATAAGATGCCACATTTACACAAGTTAGACCACACATGTGAAAATActaattcaaatgaatgaatctgagaaatattttgacattaCTCAGTTTATGCTTCTTATGCCAAACCATGTTAAATGTACGGAAATCACATCTTTAGCTCAAGTTTTCTTTACtatttctgtatgttttggTGTTTATTACAGCTAAGATATTAGCTAAATTCATAAGGCTTCTTTGTGTTATcactaatgctaatgttgcttttaACTGTGTAAAAAAGCTGAATGAAGCAGTCTGGAGGATGCTCCCCTGAGAGCCATGTATTACTTTTTTGATATCAATGGAAAGATGATTTGGTATTTGGCGATAGGGATGGAGTTAAAGAGGGAGAGGTGTATTCTCACTGAGTTTGACAGAGCTGGACAGACCTTACACAACACAGCCAGGGTGTTGGACTCCTTCTGATAGCTCACTGAGCCAGGAACTGGTTTCCTCCTTTGATCTGCAAACACATCAGTGACAGTTCAGGGTCATGGCACTCAGGTTACACATTAATGCAACGGACACTTGCACGTCAAATCTCTACGCCATCTGGCCTTTAACTCTTCTGAAAATATTGCTATTCAAGTCTTTGAAAAGGATAGTGAATAGTGATGAACTCAACCCAACACGTAGTAGAATATGGTTTATTGTGGCAGGAatgttttatccttttttctgagaaattgtgttctttttaaagtgtaatgctggtgattttctatatttttcttaaagtcAACAAATGTcatatgcagagccaaaccaacaatgaactgatctactaacatgtattgtgtgtgtatccaaagcctggtacattttattcctctgtgccatagagcttcactgttgtccaaaaatcacatcaatgagtcacactgctgcactgggtgacattttcctttatCCCTGAAAACAGTGCTTTGCTAGCTTTTGTGCaacataacacaacctcttgactttgtagtGACATTCTTTAAGAAATGTATaattcagtacaaagtcaagaagttgtaatatgcagcacaacaagctagcaaagctgtaaacagaaccacgttcCTGCATATACTCAGTGACATACTGCCACACAAGGAACCTCACTCCTGAGGGTTATTAACATGCTGTTATAACTCTTTGGAGCTGTATCTAAACAAACTATGTTAGCCACTGTCTTCAGGGATGAAGGTAGATGTCAGCCAGATGTTAAtgatttttggacaacaacagaggtctatggaggctttggatacacacacaatacttgttagtagatcagttcattgctggtttggctccaaacatgagatttgttgacaataagattAGAAACCTGGATCAGGTTCATGTGCCGCACTATCCCAGTTTCTGTCAGAGTAACTGTAAATTTCAGAACCAGAATAAATGCTTCTTTCTATTTCTGAAGCCAGGATATAAACCTGACTGGATAAAAATGCAAGTGCAAGTTCTCTAAATATTTTCATGGTCAAACAAAACTTACCTGAtaatgaaatgtgacattttcctACAAAATCAAGAAGCTTTATTGTGCTGCCCATCCATATGGTTCTCAAAGGTATCTGATGGCAGAGAGAGGGATCATTACAGTGATATTCAACAGAGTCTTGAATGGCTCATACTGAACAACAGTTCCAGATTAGTCCTCATTACCCTGGATCCAATGGCACGATATAAACGATCGATTTGGTCACAAGTCTGTTCCTCCCACACCATCCAGctcatggatggatggattttcGGGGCTGTTGGTTGGAGAGAAGGAAGGTGTAAGCTTGAAGGATTCCTCTTGATTTATATGTAGCAGGACTGTGTCTTTGTAGTTCAGAGAGCTACATACCAAAAGTTGCACCTGTCTGACTTTGCTCCATTTTATTTGCCATTCTCTCTGACAGTGTCCTCAACGTGTCAATCAGCTGTGGTttagaaagaaaacacagcaacTACGTTACCATCCTGTTAGTCAGAAGATAACGTACCAGGAATGTTTCAGCAACTCACTAGATGTGCTCCCTTAGTGGCTAGAGCAGCTCCAAGCTCATCAGCAGTACATCTCTCAGGGACAGGATGGAGCTCCTGTGCAAGAACAGGGCCCACATCGAACCTGGAATGtgaagacattttgtttttgtttagcatgaaagagaaaacaggaagaacACAGGGTAGATTTCCTTCTGTTTACCTGTGAGGACGGATCTGCATGATGGTGACTCCTGTCACAGTATCACCATGCATGACGGTGTGGAAGACAGGCGCTGGACCTCGCCACCTCGGCAGCAGGCTGGGGTGAACATTCAAGATCCCGCTGCAATAAAACAGCAtgcgcacgcacacgcacacacacaaagagtttatAATTTCATGCTGTCAATGAACCACAAAAACTCGTGGTGTTGATTAGACTCTAGGTTTAAGTGTATGAGATTATGAGATAGAAATCATAGGTTAGTCATAGGTTCAGTGAGTTGAGGGTAAGAGGTCTGttcctatactgcagccagacCAGAGCAGAGAAACAGTCCACAGGTGTTAGTATGATttttatctgaccctatgtattttattgattttgggtgttggacatgtgacataaacatttcAGAGTCTGCATGTCACCTTAGGTAACATGGTATGGCCCTTCAGGGGGAtcttagaaataaaaacaatggatccatggtcaagtttggaactgttccagatgtggtatgttgtaacacataatatgttgtgaggCAGCTGTCAATTACTTGATGGATGGCTCCCAACTGACCTAGTGCCCATGGAAAACCtatgttattcatgtgataagatacagagGTGTAACCCCATATAAGCTATGCACTGACAGTGGTACGTTGCCCAGACCATCTTAgtacatggaatggacccgatggccatcgtctaataaacgtctacaaaataagaacttcgtcagctcttcctttgaacgatatcatcacacatccttcctttcaacAGGTTATAGAATATATCACTTATAGACAATAAATACTCACTATGGAAACTTGTTGATTAGTCTCTCATGGAGTAAACAGCCAAAAGACACCACCACCCCAACATCAAACTGTCCATGCAGATCACCAAGAGGCCAGGTGTGGAGCGGTAGGTGGTTCTGTTGAGCGAACCTCTTCACTGGGATGTCACCAGACAAAGTAACAACTTCAAGGGACTCCACTATCCCTCCACAGGAGCTCCTACAAACACAATATGAAGGTTAGTAGCAGAAGATTAGGGTTTAAGGCCAGACACCATGTTGAAAATGGAATGTCAGGATAACAAAATAAGCCAAACTTCTTAAatgttgtctaaacacaagACACACAAGAGTTTTGTCACAACAAAATTGTCTAATTTGgcaaaattataatttaaatcTGAAACTAGCAGTTCAAATATTACAAACTGGGTCCTGTATCACAGAGCAGGATTGGAGGCTTAGCCAGCTTTTCAATCTTACACAAAAAGACAGCTCAAGCTCAAATTGAGTTCAGTTTGGAACTAATGTGGCAAGTTAAACCTGCAGAAAGCAGCTTTTCTCCaagaatatgaatgaaaacattcaagGTGTTCAGTGTATGTACGAACTAATCTTTAACACTTCGTCTTTAAATTGAACTGACTATACTGAACCATCATCACTGATCATATCAGTAGCTGTTGGTGAAGGATG carries:
- the mtfmt gene encoding methionyl-tRNA formyltransferase, mitochondrial isoform X2 — its product is MRWTRGGRAVGMLTACRSVLRRLQHCQPLAVWRRHLSSGPPWRLLFFGSDEFAVESLKLLTSNRSSCGGIVESLEVVTLSGDIPVKRFAQQNHLPLHTWPLGDLHGQFDVGVVVSFGCLLHERLINKFPYGILNVHPSLLPRWRGPAPVFHTVMHGDTVTGVTIMQIRPHRFDVGPVLAQELHPVPERCTADELGAALATKGAHLLIDTLRTLSERMANKMEQSQTGATFAPKIHPSMSWMVWEEQTCDQIDRLYRAIGSRIPLRTIWMGSTIKLLDFVGKCHISLSDQRRKPVPGSVSYQKESNTLAVLCKDGWVGFKTVLLKKRLTAADFYNGYLHQTLKKI
- the mtfmt gene encoding methionyl-tRNA formyltransferase, mitochondrial isoform X1, producing MRWTRGGRAVGMLTACRSVLRRLQHCQPLAVWRRHLSSGPPWRLLFFGSDEFAVESLKLLTSNRSSCGGIVESLEVVTLSGDIPVKRFAQQNHLPLHTWPLGDLHGQFDVGVVVSFGCLLHERLINKFPYGILNVHPSLLPRWRGPAPVFHTVMHGDTVTGVTIMQIRPHRFDVGPVLAQELHPVPERCTADELGAALATKGAHLLIDTLRTLSERMANKMEQSQTGATFAPKIHPSMSWMVWEEQTCDQIDRLYRAIGSRIPLRTIWMGSTIKLLDFVGKCHISLSDQRRKPVPGSVSYQKESNTLAVLCKDGWVGFKTVLLKKRLTAADFYNGYLHQTLKKVTPHQTTECLFVSRKGVTEADQMRENSR